The following is a genomic window from Crossiella equi.
AGCGGGCCCTCGAACTGCTCGTGCTTGACCAGGAACACCGCGCGGCGACCGATCATGGCGAAGAGTACGGGACCGTCGAGGAAGGCCGTGTGGTTGGCCACCATGACGACCGGTCCGGTGCGCGGGACGCGGTCGCGCCGGTGCAGGTGCAGCCGGAACGGGATGCGCATGGCGACCCGGCCGAGGAACCGGCAGTAGTCGTTGAACCAGCCCCAGCCGCCTTCGGGCAGGGCGGTGAAACGCGAGGTCACGGGCCGGTCCGCTCCGGCACCGCGCTGAGCCCGTGCTGCCCGGCCAGCTCGACCAGGCGCGCGACCACGCCGTCGATGTCCAGTTCGGTGGTGTCGACCTCGACCGCGTCCTGCGCCCGGCGCAGCGGCGAGGTGGCCCGGGTCGAGTCGTAGGTGTCGCGGCGCTGCACGTCGGCCAGCACGGCGTCCAGGGAGGCGGCGCGCCCGGCGCGCAGGTCCTGGTCGACGCGGCGCTGGGCGCGGGCGGTCGCGGAGGCGGTGAGGTAGATCTTCAGGTCGGCGTCCGGGGCGACGGTGGTGCCGATGTCGCGGCCCTCGGCCACGATGCGCCCGCCGTCGGCGACCACGGCCGCGATGATGTCCTGCTGCTGGGCGACGATGAGCGCGCGCACCTCGGCCACCGCGCTGACCGGGGACACCGCGAGGGTGACCTCGGGGCCGCGGATCTCGGCGGCCACGTCCTCGGTGCGGGAGAGGTCCTCCGGCGCCGGGTCGGCCAGCTCGATGGTGGGCGCCAGCGGGTCGGTGCCGACGATCATGCGGGTGCCCTCGACCACGGCCAGGACCTTGTCCGCGTCGGCCGGGTCGACGCCCGCGCGCAGCACCGCGAGGGTGGCCGCCCGGTACATGGCCCCGGTGTCGAGGTAGCGGGCGCCCAGCGCGGTCGCCAGCCGCCGGGTGACCGTGGACTTGCCGGTACCCGCCGGTCCGTCCACTGCCACCACGCCGCGCACGCCCTGTGTCACCGTGTCCTCCATCGCCCGCCCCACGTTCCTCGGCCCATTCGCCTTACAACACCGCGTCGCCGGTTATTGTGCCGCCTCCCGCTGACCCGTTCCGCACGCGTGCTCGCGGAACTGCCGATCCGGAAGACCTGATTGCCGTTGGGGCGGCACGGAATCGAACCCGCCGGCGCGGGACGGCCCGCCGGTGCGCAGTGGTGGCCGTCACACCCCAGTCTGCCACTCCGGTGGCCGCCGTCACGCCCGGGTCCCGTGGACGCGAGTGCGCTCCGGAAATCCGAGTTAGGGTGGAAAGGTGCATGTCGAGGTCACCCCCCTGCCTGGAATCGGCACCCGCCAGGACTTCCAAACCCGCACCGGCCGCCGGAT
Proteins encoded in this region:
- the cmk gene encoding (d)CMP kinase; the encoded protein is MTQGVRGVVAVDGPAGTGKSTVTRRLATALGARYLDTGAMYRAATLAVLRAGVDPADADKVLAVVEGTRMIVGTDPLAPTIELADPAPEDLSRTEDVAAEIRGPEVTLAVSPVSAVAEVRALIVAQQQDIIAAVVADGGRIVAEGRDIGTTVAPDADLKIYLTASATARAQRRVDQDLRAGRAASLDAVLADVQRRDTYDSTRATSPLRRAQDAVEVDTTELDIDGVVARLVELAGQHGLSAVPERTGP